Proteins from a single region of Nitrospira sp.:
- a CDS encoding MFS transporter encodes MAAVFLRRLRGWRFVLFNAVLGLAHIVVLFNAGSYIALLPHVSGDLGGVLPSFLTWAQTDFMVGLALGFPLARYLSGRVGDYRLLIGAFMVYSIASYLCGASETLSQFLPARIAQGIAGGITLPIAQSMLLNEYPKRLKAVALSVWGLFSITPFTIGMPVGGYLAYLFGWRSLFYLDFVLTMIIVGTLGALLHGRGFRRRYGRFDLVGFLLLLTLLLGLQTFLNMGNDFDWLDSPLLQAIGVVLLIALPCFVIWELGERHPTLDLRLFQHRNFLIGVTCLTIGFFSIQGLLSLLVVQIQLILGYSSKLAGLALLPLVLLGAPAIAVMHLLCKYIDARWLICLNSLGFAATFYWIGLFDDPHSYDELFWPMVVEGIFLGSFFTPLTVLILHGLSGPLVMRAAEVANLLRVAAGAFGITFQGIVLFRRAHFHQLNLADHFGGRLSISYDPLGQLTTKLMEAGLAPSQVNAKLGALIKQEAAILSLNDAFLVASGLFLGIGALVWLAHPTLVPLSPTPAEELRELRAEALIEEVP; translated from the coding sequence ATGGCAGCGGTGTTTCTCAGACGATTGCGGGGATGGCGGTTCGTGCTCTTCAATGCCGTCCTCGGCTTGGCCCACATCGTCGTCCTGTTCAATGCCGGTTCGTACATCGCGCTGTTGCCGCATGTCTCCGGCGACCTCGGCGGCGTCCTACCGAGTTTTCTCACCTGGGCACAAACCGATTTCATGGTCGGGTTGGCGCTCGGATTTCCCCTAGCGCGCTATCTCTCCGGCCGTGTCGGCGACTATCGCCTGCTGATCGGCGCGTTCATGGTCTACAGCATCGCCTCCTATCTGTGCGGCGCCAGCGAAACGCTCTCGCAGTTTCTTCCGGCCCGGATCGCGCAGGGGATCGCCGGCGGGATTACCCTGCCGATCGCCCAATCGATGTTGCTCAACGAGTATCCCAAGCGGTTGAAAGCCGTGGCCCTGAGCGTCTGGGGATTGTTCAGCATCACGCCGTTTACGATCGGCATGCCGGTCGGCGGCTACCTGGCGTACCTATTCGGCTGGCGCTCCCTCTTTTATCTGGATTTTGTCCTGACCATGATCATCGTCGGGACGCTCGGAGCACTCCTCCACGGACGCGGGTTCCGCCGACGATACGGGCGCTTCGACCTCGTGGGATTTCTGCTGCTTCTGACCCTGCTGCTGGGCCTGCAGACGTTTCTCAACATGGGTAATGATTTCGACTGGCTGGACTCGCCCCTTCTCCAAGCGATCGGCGTCGTCCTGTTGATCGCCCTCCCCTGTTTCGTGATCTGGGAACTCGGCGAGCGGCACCCCACGCTGGATCTCCGGCTGTTTCAGCACCGTAATTTCCTCATCGGCGTCACGTGCCTGACCATCGGATTCTTTTCCATCCAAGGCCTGCTCTCGCTCCTGGTCGTGCAGATCCAGTTAATTCTTGGCTATTCGTCGAAATTGGCCGGCCTCGCGCTGCTCCCGCTGGTTCTCCTGGGCGCCCCTGCGATCGCCGTCATGCACCTGCTCTGCAAATACATCGATGCGCGCTGGCTGATCTGTCTCAACAGTCTCGGATTTGCCGCCACCTTTTACTGGATCGGCTTGTTCGATGACCCCCATTCGTATGACGAGCTGTTCTGGCCGATGGTCGTGGAAGGCATTTTCCTCGGCTCGTTCTTCACGCCGCTGACGGTGCTGATCCTGCACGGTCTGTCAGGTCCTCTGGTGATGCGCGCGGCCGAGGTCGCCAATCTCTTGCGGGTTGCCGCCGGCGCGTTCGGCATCACGTTCCAAGGCATCGTCCTCTTTCGGCGCGCGCACTTTCATCAACTCAATCTGGCCGACCACTTCGGCGGGCGGCTGTCCATCTCGTACGATCCGCTGGGGCAGTTGACGACCAAACTCATGGAGGCGGGACTCGCGCCGTCGCAAGTGAACGCCAAACTCGGCGCGTTGATCAAACAAGAGGCGGCGATCCTGAGCCTGAACGATGCCTTTCTGGTGGCCAGCGGTCTGTTCCTCGGCATCGGGGCGCTGGTCTGGCTCGCGCATCCGACTCTCGTGCCACTCTCGCCGACTCCGGCGGAAGAGTTGCGGGAACTCCGCGCGGAAGCATTGATCGAGGAGGTGCCATGA
- a CDS encoding efflux transporter outer membrane subunit, translating into MTSRCIRALQLRINLGIACALLFGSCAWIPPGNPPAELLEPPEMQETLAEVASRLQQWPEEHWWTQFSSPELNALIETALKDNPGLKRASARLREAEALVKVEGARLLPFLEADASLTHERISQHGVFAVLNPKVAGDRILLGIVNPLSFRYEFDFWGKNRATVEAALGQAAAEEAEKAEVRLRLTAAIARSYFKGQALQQQLGIVKTLVAIRQNLRTLAEIRFRLGLDNEHPVKIAVADYEAAVKRQTGIRDQLDVQRHVLARLAGQGPDYALHLFTKPVAVMPEQIAAPDHLSIGLLIHRPDLAAALYRADAAARLVKVAKTQFYPTIDLTAFVGFNALTLMKHADKLSNLLFSGQSNAYGFAPGLRMPWFEGGRLRGELAAQRAEYDSAVELYNETLLDAMRDVADSLSAWQATREMIESHKRLMASLGEDVQLAKVRLITGLDDDREVLRHRQPVLEQEYALRALESDQLVAAVDLIEALGGGYKNQDIEKRPQHNPSTQ; encoded by the coding sequence ATGACATCCCGTTGCATCAGGGCACTGCAACTGCGGATCAACCTCGGCATCGCCTGCGCGCTGCTCTTCGGCAGTTGCGCCTGGATTCCGCCGGGGAATCCTCCCGCCGAGTTGCTCGAACCACCGGAAATGCAAGAGACCCTCGCTGAAGTCGCTAGCCGGCTTCAACAATGGCCGGAGGAACACTGGTGGACGCAATTCAGCAGTCCGGAATTGAACGCACTCATCGAAACGGCCCTTAAAGACAATCCCGGCCTCAAGCGCGCATCGGCGCGGTTGCGTGAAGCCGAAGCGCTGGTGAAAGTGGAAGGCGCGCGGCTGCTGCCGTTTCTGGAAGCCGATGCCTCGCTGACCCACGAACGCATTTCGCAACACGGCGTGTTTGCGGTTCTGAATCCGAAAGTGGCGGGAGACAGGATTCTGCTGGGGATCGTCAATCCACTGAGCTTCCGGTACGAGTTCGATTTCTGGGGGAAAAACCGAGCCACGGTCGAAGCGGCGCTGGGACAAGCGGCCGCGGAAGAAGCTGAAAAGGCCGAAGTGCGCCTGCGGCTGACCGCCGCCATTGCGCGGTCCTATTTCAAAGGGCAAGCACTTCAGCAGCAGCTCGGCATCGTGAAGACCTTGGTCGCCATCCGCCAGAACCTGCGTACACTCGCTGAGATCCGGTTCCGTCTCGGCCTGGATAACGAACATCCCGTGAAAATCGCCGTCGCCGATTATGAAGCGGCGGTTAAACGCCAGACAGGCATCCGCGATCAACTGGATGTTCAGCGCCATGTTCTTGCGCGGCTGGCCGGCCAAGGCCCCGATTATGCGCTCCACCTGTTTACAAAACCGGTCGCCGTCATGCCCGAACAGATTGCAGCGCCCGATCATCTCTCCATCGGGTTGCTGATCCATCGCCCCGATTTGGCCGCAGCTCTCTACCGGGCCGACGCCGCCGCGCGGTTGGTCAAAGTCGCCAAGACGCAATTTTACCCCACGATCGATCTCACGGCCTTCGTCGGATTCAACGCGCTCACGCTGATGAAACACGCCGATAAATTATCCAATCTGCTGTTCAGCGGCCAGAGCAACGCCTATGGCTTCGCGCCGGGGCTGCGCATGCCCTGGTTCGAGGGCGGCCGCCTGCGGGGAGAGCTGGCCGCGCAACGGGCGGAATACGACTCGGCCGTGGAACTCTACAATGAGACGCTGCTCGATGCGATGCGCGACGTGGCCGACAGCCTCAGTGCCTGGCAGGCGACGCGCGAGATGATCGAGTCGCACAAGCGCCTGATGGCCTCCCTCGGCGAAGACGTGCAATTGGCGAAGGTGCGGCTCATCACAGGCCTGGATGACGATCGCGAGGTCTTACGGCATCGCCAGCCGGTGCTGGAACAGGAATATGCGCTGAGAGCGCTGGAAAGCGACCAACTGGTCGCGGCCGTGGATCTCATAGAAGCGCTGGGCGGCGGCTATAAGAATCAGGATATCGAAAAGAGACCACAACACAACCCGAGTACACAATGA
- a CDS encoding HlyD family secretion protein, whose translation MTTTPPPSTTSPAPGSSRIHPKAIRARRNRRLLIVAGLVLIATVGYLNYWWTHDRFWVRTDNAYVTGNLVPVAAQASGIVTQVLAEETQFVNRGDLMIRLDEHQAYAALGRARGHLGEEVRRIAALFMTRKQLAEQLTSRSARVNLALHDMARYRAAAASGAVSKQILQNTSDKLLSLEADVRETQAELDTLDAQVGGTTVMAHPAVELAKHQLIEAYLEYTRQQIKAPISGYVAKRKAQVGDRVHPGAPLMTIVPLDHLWVEANLRETELQHIRPGQTALVNVGLYGSQYTFHGTVEGLVPGSGSAFALLPPDNATGNFIHIVERVPVRIALPEQEIREHPIRPGLSTVTTINIGETGQSVWSSSASPSTAEYATDVYADELPTAEAMAKEVMTNNLVIAHHDKLNDVLLAREDGSKRPADLEQGTWRKSSKAVPPVDSAVRSEHVDHLSRSFVPRHSPDLGVSASPLTPSIGPGSGLLGPEGGRSPSRLRLDMDQNYGRQSFDSR comes from the coding sequence ATGACCACAACACCGCCCCCCTCCACGACGTCACCGGCACCGGGCTCTTCCCGGATCCACCCCAAGGCCATCCGCGCCCGCCGGAACCGGCGGCTGTTGATCGTGGCCGGACTCGTGCTGATCGCCACCGTCGGCTATCTCAACTACTGGTGGACGCACGACCGGTTCTGGGTCCGCACCGACAATGCGTATGTAACCGGCAACCTCGTCCCGGTTGCCGCGCAAGCCTCCGGGATTGTCACGCAGGTGCTGGCCGAGGAAACGCAATTTGTGAATCGGGGCGACTTGATGATCCGCCTCGACGAACATCAGGCCTACGCGGCGCTGGGGCGCGCGCGCGGGCATCTCGGAGAGGAAGTCCGGCGCATCGCGGCCCTCTTCATGACGAGAAAACAGCTGGCAGAACAATTGACCTCACGGTCTGCCCGCGTGAATCTGGCGCTCCACGACATGGCGCGCTATCGGGCGGCGGCGGCGAGCGGTGCCGTGTCCAAGCAAATCCTCCAAAATACGTCTGATAAACTTCTGTCGCTGGAAGCGGACGTACGGGAAACGCAGGCGGAACTCGATACGCTCGATGCGCAGGTGGGCGGCACGACGGTCATGGCGCATCCGGCCGTCGAGTTGGCCAAACATCAGCTCATCGAAGCCTATCTGGAATATACCCGCCAACAGATCAAGGCACCAATCTCCGGCTATGTGGCAAAACGGAAGGCGCAGGTCGGCGATCGCGTGCATCCCGGCGCGCCGCTGATGACGATCGTGCCGCTGGATCATTTGTGGGTTGAGGCGAATCTGCGGGAAACCGAGCTGCAACATATCCGCCCGGGACAGACGGCGCTGGTCAACGTCGGTCTATACGGATCGCAATACACCTTTCACGGCACAGTCGAAGGACTCGTGCCCGGCAGCGGGAGCGCATTCGCCTTATTGCCGCCGGACAACGCCACGGGCAACTTCATCCATATCGTCGAACGGGTTCCGGTCCGCATCGCGCTGCCGGAACAGGAGATTCGTGAGCATCCGATCAGGCCGGGTCTGTCCACCGTCACGACGATCAATATCGGGGAAACCGGGCAGTCTGTGTGGTCGTCTTCAGCCTCGCCCTCGACGGCCGAGTATGCCACCGATGTCTATGCCGACGAACTTCCCACCGCAGAGGCCATGGCGAAAGAAGTGATGACCAATAATCTCGTGATCGCACACCATGACAAATTGAACGACGTGTTGCTGGCGCGGGAGGACGGGAGCAAGCGACCGGCGGACCTGGAACAAGGCACTTGGCGAAAATCCTCCAAGGCCGTGCCCCCCGTTGATTCAGCCGTGAGGTCCGAACACGTCGATCATCTTTCCCGCTCATTTGTTCCGCGGCACAGTCCCGATCTGGGAGTCTCAGCCTCTCCACTGACCCCCTCCATCGGTCCGGGTTCCGGCTTACTGGGACCGGAGGGAGGACGCAGCCCCTCCCGACTCCGCCTGGACATGGATCAGAACTACGGCAGGCAATCCTTCGATTCCAGATAA
- a CDS encoding trypsin-like peptidase domain-containing protein — MTSLNSRHTAIQYTLITGVALLFLATAWEVKGAIQRNELNHDFDSQAARTMLEATVGISVDGRSHELGTGGGVIFLPSGTIITNGQVVDGATAVDVRLADGRHRQGHVVRRDPFTDLAVIQLVDTGVRWPPLKTGNSDRVRVGDQVFLIAATQSGGELRRGRITDLYPMQREVRLIQTSIPIRSDEAGSALVNADGHIIGIVTTALPGGRSVASATAVNSAKDLVLSMVAGPAPSPLQEVPNETPSHSPVR; from the coding sequence ATGACATCTCTCAACAGCAGGCACACGGCTATTCAATACACCTTGATAACCGGAGTAGCGCTCCTCTTCCTTGCCACTGCGTGGGAAGTGAAGGGAGCCATTCAGCGGAATGAGTTGAATCATGATTTCGACAGCCAGGCTGCCCGCACCATGCTGGAAGCCACCGTCGGCATCTCTGTAGACGGCCGCTCACATGAGTTGGGAACGGGTGGCGGCGTCATCTTTCTGCCATCGGGCACCATCATTACGAATGGCCAGGTCGTGGACGGAGCGACGGCTGTGGATGTCCGCCTCGCCGACGGTCGACACAGGCAAGGGCACGTGGTCCGGCGAGATCCGTTCACCGATCTCGCGGTCATTCAGCTGGTCGATACCGGGGTACGTTGGCCCCCTCTGAAAACCGGGAATTCTGACCGCGTACGGGTCGGAGACCAAGTCTTTCTCATCGCTGCCACCCAATCGGGCGGAGAGCTGCGCAGGGGCCGCATCACCGATCTCTATCCGATGCAGCGCGAAGTGCGGCTCATTCAAACCAGCATCCCCATCCGATCCGATGAGGCCGGAAGCGCGCTGGTGAACGCGGACGGCCACATCATCGGAATCGTCACGACCGCACTCCCCGGAGGCCGCAGCGTGGCCTCCGCCACAGCCGTCAACTCCGCCAAAGATCTCGTGTTATCAATGGTGGCCGGTCCTGCCCCTTCTCCTCTTCAAGAGGTACCCAATGAAACGCCTTCGCATTCTCCTGTGCGATGA
- a CDS encoding response regulator transcription factor: MKRLRILLCDDESQMLSLLQSVLEPEYSVVGTAEDGQVLIAAAQALRPDLVLTDIEMPRMDGIEAVRELRKTLPDCRVIFHTSHTEPEVMAAAFSAGASGYLIKGSTQSLVLAIRTVVRHAWSRDEELAIGQAAFHMN; the protein is encoded by the coding sequence ATGAAACGCCTTCGCATTCTCCTGTGCGATGATGAATCGCAGATGCTCTCGTTGCTTCAATCGGTCCTGGAGCCCGAATACTCTGTAGTCGGGACCGCGGAGGATGGACAGGTCCTCATCGCGGCCGCGCAAGCTCTACGACCTGATCTCGTGCTGACGGATATCGAGATGCCGCGGATGGATGGTATCGAAGCCGTGCGGGAACTCCGCAAAACACTGCCGGACTGTCGCGTGATCTTTCACACCTCCCACACCGAACCGGAAGTAATGGCGGCGGCATTCTCGGCCGGCGCGTCCGGATACCTGATCAAGGGATCCACGCAGTCTTTGGTCTTAGCCATTCGCACCGTTGTGCGACACGCGTGGAGTCGCGACGAGGAGCTTGCCATCGGACAAGCGGCGTTTCACATGAACTAG
- the amrB gene encoding AmmeMemoRadiSam system protein B: MTTTTAKDPKHYPALRNLQFSPIKEGEEQYIVLWDPTGLSKERLVLPLNYFFIIQHFDGEHSLQQVGALYLKRFGEFLMPDKVEQLVTDLDQKLFLEGERAEEARREQRAQYRESPLRTASFAGRAYEADGLKLKKQIDGFFTSKEGPDFKPSENAGKPIKGLVAPTYDLKQAGSIYAWAYKELQEATQPDVYVVIGTAYAGLDNLFAVTDKDFETPLGVVKADQPLLAKIKERFPVAFEEDLCHQAEHAIEFQLPFLQQIVGAKKPFTIVPILCSFSALSMAEAPIQQSVEVFLAGLRDILKTSGRSYCVVAAAELAHLGMRYGDKEPPTDFSFHRSMQHDLEMLKPVEERKPEEFTKYIITENDKRRISGFAPIYALLRLIEAESGQVLRYDRGITDQYNSTVTYASMSFF; encoded by the coding sequence ATGACTACCACGACTGCCAAAGACCCCAAGCACTATCCAGCCCTGCGCAATCTCCAGTTCTCCCCCATTAAGGAAGGAGAAGAGCAGTACATCGTGTTGTGGGATCCGACCGGCCTGAGCAAGGAACGGCTGGTGCTTCCGCTCAACTACTTCTTCATCATTCAGCATTTCGACGGCGAGCATTCTCTCCAGCAAGTGGGGGCCCTCTATCTGAAACGGTTCGGTGAGTTCCTGATGCCGGATAAGGTTGAGCAGTTGGTAACCGACCTCGATCAGAAACTGTTTCTGGAAGGGGAACGGGCAGAAGAAGCCCGCAGAGAGCAGCGCGCGCAGTATCGTGAGAGCCCGCTTCGCACAGCGTCCTTTGCCGGCCGCGCCTACGAGGCGGACGGCCTGAAATTGAAGAAGCAGATCGACGGATTTTTTACGTCGAAAGAAGGCCCGGACTTTAAACCCTCAGAGAATGCCGGCAAACCCATCAAGGGGCTGGTTGCGCCGACCTACGATCTGAAACAGGCCGGTTCGATCTACGCCTGGGCCTACAAGGAACTGCAAGAGGCGACGCAGCCGGATGTCTATGTCGTCATCGGCACGGCCTACGCCGGTCTCGACAATCTCTTTGCCGTCACGGACAAGGATTTTGAGACGCCGCTCGGTGTGGTGAAGGCCGATCAGCCCTTGCTGGCGAAGATCAAAGAACGGTTCCCCGTGGCGTTCGAAGAGGATCTCTGCCACCAAGCCGAGCATGCGATTGAGTTCCAATTGCCGTTTCTCCAGCAGATCGTAGGAGCCAAGAAGCCCTTTACCATTGTGCCGATTCTCTGCTCATTTTCCGCGCTGAGCATGGCGGAAGCCCCGATCCAGCAATCGGTCGAAGTGTTTCTGGCCGGGCTGCGCGACATCCTCAAGACGTCAGGCCGCAGCTACTGTGTCGTCGCGGCGGCGGAGCTGGCCCATCTCGGGATGCGCTACGGGGATAAAGAGCCGCCGACGGACTTCTCGTTCCATCGATCGATGCAGCACGATCTGGAAATGTTGAAGCCGGTGGAAGAGCGGAAGCCGGAAGAGTTCACCAAGTACATCATCACCGAGAACGATAAGCGCCGCATCTCCGGGTTCGCGCCCATCTATGCTCTTTTGCGCCTCATCGAAGCCGAATCAGGCCAGGTCCTTCGCTACGACCGCGGCATCACCGATCAGTACAACTCGACCGTCACCTACGCCTCGATGAGTTTTTTCTAG